A stretch of Candidatus Sphingomonas phytovorans DNA encodes these proteins:
- a CDS encoding aspartate kinase — MARIVMKFGGTSMAGIERIRSVAARVKREVEAGNQVAVVVSAMAGETDRLVNFCREASSLYDPHEYDVVVSAGEQITSGLLAIALQAIGVPARSWLGWQLPIRTSDGHGSARIAEIDTATLNLSLDKGEVAVIPGFQGVATGERVTTLGRGGSDTSAVAMAAAMKADRCDIYTDVDGVYTTDPRIVPRARKLKRVTYEEMLELASVGAKVLQTRSVGLAMKEQVRVQVLSSFTGDDAPMADTLPGTMIVGEEEIDDMERQLITGIAHDKNEAKITLTAVPDRPGAVASIFTPLADANINVDMIVQNVAHATGSTDVTFTVPGADLARSLEVLGNAQGDIGYTGLLHDTRVAKISVVGVGMRSHAGVAATMFKTLGERGINIQVITTSEIKVSVLIEEDYTELAVRVLHTAYGLDAEDAA; from the coding sequence ATGGCTCGTATCGTGATGAAGTTCGGCGGCACCTCCATGGCGGGGATCGAGCGGATCCGGAGTGTCGCCGCGCGTGTCAAACGCGAGGTGGAGGCCGGCAACCAGGTCGCGGTCGTCGTGTCGGCGATGGCGGGCGAGACCGACCGGCTGGTCAATTTCTGCCGCGAGGCCTCGTCGCTCTACGATCCGCACGAATATGACGTGGTGGTGTCCGCCGGCGAGCAGATCACCAGCGGCCTGCTGGCGATCGCGCTCCAGGCGATCGGCGTGCCTGCGCGGAGCTGGCTCGGGTGGCAGCTGCCGATCCGCACGTCGGACGGTCATGGCTCGGCGCGCATCGCCGAGATCGACACAGCCACGCTCAATCTGTCGCTCGACAAGGGTGAGGTCGCGGTGATCCCCGGCTTCCAGGGCGTCGCGACCGGCGAGCGCGTGACGACGCTCGGGCGCGGCGGCTCGGATACCTCTGCGGTGGCGATGGCGGCGGCGATGAAGGCCGATCGCTGCGACATCTACACTGATGTCGACGGCGTCTATACGACCGACCCGCGCATCGTGCCGCGCGCGCGCAAGCTGAAGCGGGTCACCTACGAAGAAATGCTGGAGCTCGCCAGCGTCGGGGCCAAGGTGCTCCAGACGCGCTCGGTCGGGCTTGCGATGAAGGAACAGGTCCGCGTCCAGGTGCTGTCGTCGTTCACCGGCGACGACGCGCCGATGGCGGATACATTGCCCGGTACGATGATCGTGGGCGAAGAGGAGATCGACGATATGGAACGCCAGCTCATCACGGGCATCGCCCATGACAAGAACGAGGCGAAGATCACGCTGACCGCGGTGCCCGACCGTCCCGGCGCGGTCGCCTCGATCTTCACCCCGCTGGCCGATGCCAATATCAATGTCGACATGATCGTGCAGAACGTCGCCCATGCGACCGGATCGACCGATGTGACCTTCACCGTGCCCGGCGCCGATCTGGCCCGGTCGCTCGAGGTGCTTGGCAACGCGCAGGGCGATATCGGCTATACCGGCCTTCTCCACGATACTCGCGTCGCCAAGATCTCGGTGGTCGGCGTGGGCATGCGCAGCCATGCCGGCGTCGCGGCGACGATGTTCAAGACTTTGGGCGAGCGCGGCATCAACATCCAGGTCATCACCACTTCGGAGATCAAGGTCTCGGTGCTGATCGAGGAAGACTATACCGAGCTCGCGGTGCGCGTGCTGCATACCGCTTATGGTCTTGATGCCGAAGACGCGGCCTGA
- a CDS encoding nitronate monooxygenase, with product MARGAAFLGSETAILCGAMSWVSERNLVSAISNAGGFGLIACGAMTPELLDAEIAGTKALTDKPFGVNLITMHPMLFDLIEVCNKHGVSHVVLAGGLPPTGSIDAIKANGAKLICFAPALSLAKKLIRSGVDALVVEGMEAGGHIGPVSTSVLAQEILPEVADAVPVFVAGGIGRGEAIAGYLDMGAAGVQLGTRFVCATESIAHANFKKAFLRASARDAIASVQIDPRLPVIPVRALKNAGGELFTAKQREVAQLLDEGKVEMGEAQLQIEHYWAGALRRAVIDGDVEHGSLMAGQSVGMVTKEEPVAEIIESLMAEAAHALEKRAA from the coding sequence ATGGCGCGCGGGGCCGCATTCCTCGGCTCGGAAACAGCCATTCTGTGCGGCGCCATGTCCTGGGTGTCGGAGCGCAATCTCGTTTCCGCCATTTCCAATGCGGGCGGCTTCGGCCTGATCGCCTGCGGGGCGATGACGCCCGAGCTGCTCGACGCCGAGATCGCCGGCACCAAGGCGCTGACCGACAAGCCGTTCGGCGTGAACCTCATCACCATGCACCCGATGCTGTTCGACCTGATCGAGGTCTGCAACAAACACGGTGTCAGCCATGTCGTGCTCGCGGGCGGCCTGCCGCCGACGGGGTCGATCGACGCGATCAAGGCGAACGGCGCGAAGCTGATCTGCTTCGCCCCCGCCTTGTCGCTCGCCAAGAAGCTGATCCGCTCCGGCGTCGACGCGCTCGTTGTCGAGGGCATGGAGGCCGGCGGTCATATCGGCCCGGTCTCGACCAGCGTGCTGGCCCAGGAGATCCTGCCTGAGGTCGCCGATGCAGTGCCGGTGTTCGTCGCCGGCGGCATCGGCCGGGGGGAGGCGATCGCAGGCTATCTCGATATGGGCGCGGCGGGCGTCCAGCTCGGGACGCGCTTCGTCTGCGCGACCGAATCGATTGCGCATGCCAATTTCAAGAAGGCGTTCCTGCGCGCCTCCGCTCGCGATGCGATCGCCAGCGTCCAGATCGATCCGCGCCTGCCGGTCATCCCGGTGCGCGCGCTGAAGAATGCCGGCGGCGAATTGTTCACCGCGAAGCAGCGCGAGGTCGCGCAGCTTCTCGATGAGGGCAAGGTCGAGATGGGCGAGGCGCAGCTCCAGATCGAGCATTACTGGGCCGGCGCGTTGCGCCGTGCGGTCATCGACGGCGATGTCGAGCATGGCAGCCTGATGGCCGGCCAGTCGGTCGGCATGGTGACGAAGGAAGAGCCGGTCGCGGAGATCATCGAGTCGCTGATGGCCGAGGCAGCGCACGCGCTGGAGAAAAGGGCGGCCTGA
- a CDS encoding YdeI/OmpD-associated family protein, whose amino-acid sequence MEERAGLPILSFADGEAWEGWLAAQPRDSKGVWLKLAKAHAGVLSVSKAGAIDGALCHGWIDGQSDPYDEHWWLIRFTPRKPRGKWSERNRDRAVELGKAGRIAPAGQREIDAAKADGRWDAAYAPQSSIAVPDDLAAALDAEPGARAFFDGLTGANRYAILYRIHDAKKPETRAARIVKFVGMCARGETVH is encoded by the coding sequence GTGGAGGAACGCGCCGGCCTGCCAATCCTGTCCTTTGCTGATGGCGAGGCATGGGAGGGGTGGCTCGCCGCGCAGCCGCGTGACAGCAAGGGCGTGTGGCTGAAGCTTGCCAAGGCACATGCCGGCGTCCTGTCGGTATCGAAGGCCGGGGCGATCGACGGCGCGCTGTGCCATGGGTGGATCGACGGCCAGTCGGATCCCTATGACGAGCATTGGTGGCTGATCCGCTTCACGCCGCGCAAGCCCCGGGGCAAATGGTCGGAGAGGAACCGCGATCGCGCCGTCGAGCTTGGCAAGGCCGGGCGGATCGCGCCGGCGGGCCAGCGGGAGATCGATGCGGCCAAAGCCGACGGGCGCTGGGACGCGGCCTATGCCCCGCAAAGCAGCATCGCCGTTCCCGACGATCTTGCCGCGGCGCTCGACGCCGAACCCGGCGCACGGGCCTTTTTCGACGGCCTTACCGGCGCGAACCGCTATGCGATCCTCTACCGCATCCATGACGCGAAGAAGCCGGAAACCCGCGCCGCGCGGATCGTGAAGTTCGTCGGCATGTGCGCCCGCGGCGAGACGGTGCACTGA
- a CDS encoding VOC family protein, whose product MVERPTNGITAFLTIRGKRGQEALDFYTRAFGAEVTEKNLAEDGQRLMQAGLKINGGWLMLSDEFPEWRGYDEPEPKGVGLHLQVDDADAWAERAAAAGATITMPVDNQFWGDRYGQLTDPFGHLWSIGSPIKE is encoded by the coding sequence ATGGTCGAGCGGCCCACCAACGGCATCACCGCGTTCCTCACGATCCGCGGCAAGCGCGGGCAGGAAGCGCTCGATTTCTACACCCGCGCCTTCGGCGCCGAGGTGACCGAGAAGAATCTCGCCGAGGACGGCCAGCGGCTGATGCAGGCCGGCCTGAAAATCAACGGCGGCTGGCTGATGCTGTCAGACGAATTTCCCGAATGGCGCGGCTATGACGAGCCCGAGCCCAAGGGCGTCGGGCTTCATTTGCAGGTCGACGATGCCGATGCCTGGGCCGAACGCGCGGCCGCGGCGGGCGCCACGATCACCATGCCGGTCGACAACCAGTTCTGGGGCGACCGTTACGGCCAGCTCACCGATCCGTTCGGGCATCTCTGGTCGATCGGGTCGCCGATCAAGGAATAG